The DNA region GCTGGTCATCGAGGTCTATCTGCGCAACGGCGCCTGGAAGGCCCGCGCGGTCGGCCAGGGCTACGCGAACGGACTGGCGGGCATCGCCACGGACTTCGGCGTCTCGGTCGAGGAACCCGAGCCCACCCCGGTACCGGCCGCACCGGCTCCGGTGCCCCCCGCACCCCCCGTCGCACCCCCCGTCGCGCCGCCGGCCGCCGCGCCCCTGGACCCGCGGATCGCCCCGCCCATGCCGCCCGTCCCGCCCGCTCCCCCGGCGGCCGCCCCTGCCGCCGCGGGCCGCGTCAACCTCGACAAGGGCCGGGTCAGCCTCCGGAAGAACCAGACGGTGTCACTGGTCAAGGGCGGCCGGCCGCTGCTCTCGCGGGTCAAGATGGGGCTCGGCTGGGAGCCCGCGTTCCGCGGCAAGGACATCGACCTCGACGCCTCGGTGATCGCCTACGGGCCCGACCGCGCGCACCTGGACAGCTGCTACTTCGGCAAGCTGTCCATCCTGAACGGCGCGATCAAGCACTCCGGTGACAACCTCACCGGTGAGGGCGCGGGAGACGACGAGGTGATCGTCGTCGATCTGGGCCGGATCCCGGCCGAGGCGACGGGCCTGGTCTTCACGGTCAACTCCTTCACCGGCCAGAAGTTCACCGAGGTCGCCAAGGCGTACTGCCGGCTGCTCGACGCCACCACCGACGAGGAGCTCGTCCGCTTCGACCTGACGGGCGCGGAGCCGCAGACCGGGGTGATGATGGCCAAGCTGATCAAGCAGTTCTCCGGCGAGTGGGAGATGACCGCCATGGGCGAGTTCGTGAAGTCACGCACCGTCCGCGGCATGGTGAAGCCCGCCGCGAATTCCCTGTAGCCGTCGTCCCCGGCCGGCCTCCCCTGGCCGGCCGCTCCGGACACGCCTCAGAGCCCCCGGAACATCTTCCGGGGGCCGAGGCCGTGTCCGCGAGGCGGCAGGGGCCGTGCCCTGGAGGCGCGCCGCGGGGCCGTGCGGACACGGCCTCGGCGCGAAACGGCACCTCAGAGCTTGGTCAGCTTGGAGTACGGGCTGAGGATCCTCCCCTGTCGCCCCGAGAAGTCGATGAGCACTGCGTCGTTGTCGCCCTCGACAGCGAGGACTCGGCCGAGTCCGAACTGGTCGTGCGACACCCGGTCGCCCACATCGAAGCACTCGACCGGTGGGGCGGCCTGGGCCGGGCGGTTGAAGGGACTGGAAGGCAGGTGACGCCGGGATCCGGCTGACTGTTTCATTACCTTCAAGTATGCGCCCTGGGGGCGCCCGACGCCATGCCCGTCACTCCGGGGGTGGCAGTCGTGCCGCATTCGTCACCGGCCGGTCCGGGCCGGACCGCGTTACCGGGGGTGCCCGGCCCGCTCGGCGCCTCCCTCAGTCCTTGCGCCGCGACCGTGCCTTGAACGCGGCCTTACGGGCGTCCTTCGCCGTCCTGCGGTCGCGGTGCAGGCGGCCCATCGCCTCCAGTACCTCGGCCGTCGCCGGGTGGTCCACCCGCCACGCCTCGTCGAAGAAGGCGCTGTGCTGACCGCTGAGGCCTTCGACGAGCTCCTGGAGCTCGTCGATGTCCCCGTCGGCGTCCAGCTGGGCGGCGATGGTGTCGACGGCGAGCCAGAAGATCATCGACTCGGGCGGCGCGGGCACGTCGTCCGCGCCCCGCTCCGCGAGCCAGACCCGGGCCAGCCCGCCCAGCTCGGGGTCGTCCAGCACCGCGCGCACCGCGGGCTCCGCCCCGGGGCCCACCGACGCGAGCGCCTGCTGGCAGTGCAGCCGGCGCAGCGGCGCGCCCCCGTCCGTGCCACGCGCGGCGGCGAGCAGTTCGGCCGCGGCCGTCGCCGCTCCTTCCGTGCCGCGGTGGCCGAGCCACAGCACCACCTCGGAACGGGCCGCGTCCTCGGGGTAGTACGCGATGCCGTCGAGGAGGACGTCGGCTCCCTTGCCGGCGAGGTCGCCGACCGCCGGAGCGTCGACCCCGGCCTCCAGCATCCGCTCCCGGATACCGTAGAGGCCGAGGGGCGTCAGCCGCACCATGCCGTAACGGGTGACGTCCTCGTCGTCGGCGTCGGAGCCCGGCTCCTCGCCGTCACCGCTCAGCAGCGTCTCGTCCACCGGCTGGTACTCGACGATCCCGATGGGTTCGAGGACCCGGAACTGGTCGTCGAGCCGCATCATCGCCTCCGACACCTGTTCCAGCACCTCGTCGGTCGGCTCGTCCATGTCGTCGGGGACCACCACGGACGCGGCGAGGGCGGGGAGCGGCACGCGGCCTGCTCCGGGACCGGCCTCCGAGAGGGTCAGCAGATACAGGTTGCCGAGCACGCCGTCGAGGAACTCCGCCTCCGCCTCCGGGTCCCAGTCCAGGGCGTCGAAGTCGACGCTGCCGTCCTCGTTGACGAGGTCGGCGAAGTCGTCGAAGGCCGGTGCCGTGGCATCGGCGTGGACGGCGTCCAGGCCGTCGAGCCAGATCCCGAGGACGTCCTGCGGGGAGCCGGCGGTGAGCAGGGCGAGGTTCTCGCCCGCGGTGACGGTGCCCTCGGCGTCCCCGTCCACGCTCACGGCGGGGACGTCCCCGTCCGCGTCGCCGGCGGGGGCGTCCTCGTCCTGCGGGTCCTGGACGTCCACCAGCCCGGTGTCGACGGCGAGGCGCCAGGCCTCGCTCGCGTACGCGGCGCCGTCCTCGTCACCGGCGAGGCCGAGGTGCTCGGCGGCTGCGGGGAGTTGGGACTCCGCGAGCTCGCCACCGGCGCCGACCCGGGTCGTGGGACCCGCCCAGCGGGCGAGGCGGGCGGCACGGGCGAGCAGCGGAGCGGCCAACGCGTCCCGCGCCAGCTCGGCCTCGGTGTGCAGCCGCACCGGCGGCAGGGAGGGGCGCTCTGCGGACATCAGGGGGTTCTCCTCGGGGCGATACTCAGGTCAGACAGGGAGCGGGGCGGCCCTCCGCGACGGGAACCTCCGCCACGGGCAGGACCCGTCGCTCACGGAGACCGGGTGGGCCGCCGCACCAGCGTAGACGCATTTCGTCCCGAGCCGCCCGGTTCTTGCCGAGGCCGGGACCCTGTGCGTCCTCCGGTGCGGGTGCGGGTCCCGGTGTGCGCCTGGCCGCGCTGTGCGGCCGGAGCGGCCGCCCGGCAACAGCGGCGGCAGGCACCGGACGGGCTCCGCCCGGGACGGTCAGGAGGTCCGTGGATGCTAGTTTCGCGGGTACGCCACCGGCGCCAAGAGCCGTTCCGTGCCCGGAGGTTCCCGTGCCCCGGACCGAAGCCGCAGGAGGCGTGCCCCCATGACCAGCCGTGTCGTCCTCGTCTCGCCCGCGACGAGCCCCGCGCTGCGCGAGGCCCGGTTCGACGCCGACTGCTCGATCGACGAGCGCGGGGCGGCCCGGGCCCGGGCCGCGGCCGGCTCGCTCCCCCGGGCCGCTCGCGTCGTCACGTCCCCCGGTGCGCGGTGCCGCGAGACCGCGGCGGAGCTCGGCCTCCGCGGCGAGGACGCCCCCGGGCTGGCCCCCCTGGACGTGGGCCGCTGGCGCGGCCGCACCCTCGACGAGGTCGGCGCCGGGGAACCCGGGGCGGTGGCCCGCTGGCTCACCGATCCCACGTCCGCCCCGCACGGCGGTGAGGCGGTCCAGGACGTGTGTACGCGGGTCGGGACATGGCTGGACGCGGCGGCGCGGGTGGACGGGCGGACGCTCGCCGTGGTCGAGCCGGAGATCGTACGGGCGGCCGTCCTGCACGCGCTGGGCCTGCCCGCGGAGGTCTTCTGGCGTCTCGACGTACCGCCGTTGACCGCG from Streptomyces sp. NBC_01754 includes:
- a CDS encoding TerD family protein, with protein sequence MTAMTPGSNIPLSAARVAVDVAAPVRLDVSGLLLTADGKVRSDDDFIFYNQPSGPGVTYRPGGGSAPDAIVVDTTAVPAGIEKIVVTASPDAPGQTFQGVEPTATVRNADDGSALATFTPPQLGGETALLVIEVYLRNGAWKARAVGQGYANGLAGIATDFGVSVEEPEPTPVPAAPAPVPPAPPVAPPVAPPAAAPLDPRIAPPMPPVPPAPPAAAPAAAGRVNLDKGRVSLRKNQTVSLVKGGRPLLSRVKMGLGWEPAFRGKDIDLDASVIAYGPDRAHLDSCYFGKLSILNGAIKHSGDNLTGEGAGDDEVIVVDLGRIPAEATGLVFTVNSFTGQKFTEVAKAYCRLLDATTDEELVRFDLTGAEPQTGVMMAKLIKQFSGEWEMTAMGEFVKSRTVRGMVKPAANSL
- a CDS encoding histidine phosphatase family protein; this encodes MTSRVVLVSPATSPALREARFDADCSIDERGAARARAAAGSLPRAARVVTSPGARCRETAAELGLRGEDAPGLAPLDVGRWRGRTLDEVGAGEPGAVARWLTDPTSAPHGGEAVQDVCTRVGTWLDAAARVDGRTLAVVEPEIVRAAVLHALGLPAEVFWRLDVPPLTATELSGRAARWNLRLGRPLVAPDTALDG